tagaaaacccacttgtGGTGAGAAAACCgaggaaactcaaagctcccgatttttttttttttttgaaaaaatttacacatgtaatatagatgtttttaagagttttggtcaaaaaaaatcaaaaaaaaaataaataaataacgccaagtggatatttaaaaaaaataaaaacttttggtgtaacatatgttacattcATATGACATATGTTACCCAGGagacttgtttatttttttttaaaaatatcaacttggcgcttttttgattttttttttttgcccaaaaacccttgaaaacatgtatattacatgtgtacattttttcaaaaaaaaaaaatcaggatGTTAGAGTTTCCTAGGTTTTCTCATTTGTAGGGGTTTTCtctagatacttacattatatatataggaTCGTGTACATTAAtttaaaagtgtgagaagggtgaGAAATATTGTAgtgatgacatgtgtcctcaatctaaattaattcaaaagggtaaacaagtaattttcttattgatttaattaattgataaccTTCCATAACTGTCACCCTTAATTATAGGAATACGAATTAagaattaatctacgaatttgtgtcatctcgttcagaactgtatagtattatatatttttatatagtgttatatagttttatatagtgttacatagtgttatatgatgttatatagtgttttttggtgttatatagtgttatatgatggatgtatagtgttatatgatgttatatagtgttatttagagttatatagtgttatatagtgttatatttgtctaatagcatgtctatgatagatgtatagtgttatatattgttatacagtgttacatagtgttatatggtgttacatagtgttatacagtgttatatggtgttatatagtggtATATGATgaatgtatagtgttatatatttcttGTAGAAGTTACATATTTCTGGTTTTAGAATGTCCGAATTTTAAAATAAGTTTAAAAttgaatcgctagaatttaggagtgaatcgctagaatttaggagaggttacctaatttgaaatatatatatatatatatatatatatatatatatatatatataaagacacTATTACCCCTACAATTTTTAAATCAGTcaaaataattaaaacacaatttataatttggtctttattgatctcaaccattagataaaagatctaatggtttaaaacacatctcacacttctcacacttttgaattaatgtacactatccctacccatatatatatatagacctTTATAAAACATTTCCTATGTCTACAAATGTAATTTTCATCCTATTTTTTAAGATGGCATACCAAAAGCTAGAACAAACTCCTTTATTTTTACACTTTTCTACCCTTATAGAAACCAAAAGCCCTAAGTTTTCAATACACCTCAAGTATGAGTCGATCAATTCCTCTACGCTTTCAGTACCATAAATCCTCAAGCACTTTGCCGGACCCTAATTCATCAATGAAATTTTTATTATAAGTAGGCCAAAACTCCACGGTTATTAACGTGAAACCCTCAAAATTGAATTAAATCTTGTGCTTGCTCTTCCTTCGTTCTCTGTCTCTCTCTCAAATCCCCCTAATGGCGCTCTGGTTGAGTGGAGTTCAATACAGCCAGGTGGGTAGCGCTCCAATTCGATCAAGTACCGCGAATTTGATAAAAAATCTTGGCGTACCAGGTTCAATTTGGTACGTATCTGGTTCAATTTGCTCATTGATCTTGGTCTGTAATTCGAATATGTTTGATTGTTGTTTGTGTCTGaatgaaagaaagaagaagaggTGTAGTGGGCTGGTAATGTGAAAAAGGAGCGGCTGGTAGAAATATTAGGGTTTTTGGGTTGTTTAGtgaagaaaaagaaataaaaagaatagGTCGTGTGTGCAGCTGTAAAAGCATTtctagggttttaggttttgtTTTTTCTTATTGGTGGAAAAAATGGTAAGGTTGGGGTTATATTGTTTGACAGCCAAGGGGTTTTCAATAAATcagataaaaaaaattaatgtgtGTTTTTAGAACTTTTTGTTTACGTTTTCTATTGGTAATATGAATTTGGATTTTGGTTATTTGGATTTGTAATTTCTGTTTTAATTTGTGTATACCGAACCGGACTCAATGGTTCACCGTACCGGATCGTACCGAAATGAACCTACCCCTTTCGTACCGAATTCGTCCTATCTCGCGAATCGCAAACCCGAATCGCATTCTCGAACCAGAGCGAACCGCGAATTAGGTGACTACATGAGACTTCTATAATAGCAGCTCTTATGGCAATGCATCATCAAAAGTCGATTGTTTTATCTGGCGCCTTCAGTGCACTGTTCGTGATGACGGTACATAGAAAAACAAATCCaagttgtttttgttttgaaTTTCGAATGCATGATGAATTATGATCTTTTCGTATTAAGCTTGATTTTGGTTTACTTGGTATGTAGATACTGTCTACAGGGCTTGGTAGGATTTTTCCAAATTTGATATCTAGGAAGCAGACAAACAATGCTGCTACAGGCATGTAGTTGACCCTTTCTTCTTAGATGATTACATGTGAACCTTATTCTGCCATATTCAAATTACATGTAATATACGAAGATTGGCAGACATCTAAGTTGTTGTTCGAAAATGCAGCTCTTTATGCCTTTTTTGGGCTGCGTTTGCTCTATATAGCTTGGAGATCAgattcaaaagcatctcagaagAAGGAGATGGAAGAGGtatgttttaatttttaatttttatgtttaATGTTTAGTTATCAGAAAACTATGCCAACTTAATGCACTAATAACCCTGAAAATGTCAAATTTCTTGGTGAAGTTATCATTTACCAGACTTATTGGGTTGAATAATGTCCCTTTATAGCTGGTGTCTCTATATATTTGTAAATGTATTTTCCTCTTAAATTGATTTATAATATATACAGGTAGAAGAGAAACTTGAGTCTGGACAAGGAAAAACAGCTGCCCGACGGTTCTTTTCTAGATTCTGTACGCCTATTTTCTTGGAGGTACATTTAATTCAATGGTTTTCAATTTTTGTTGTTTGTATTCTTGTTATAGTTTTATCAATTTATTTAAGATGCACAGAAGTTAATGAAGCCAAGATTTCTAAACGTTAATCACTAAAGTAATTTTTCGAGACTAGACATTTTGGTGTTTTCAAGGTTAACAAGACTGGTTTAAGTACCCTTGGTTTAGAAAAGCGTGAAGCGCTCTGAGGCGTTTTACGTTTAGGCCGCCCGAGGCGTGAAGCAAAAGCCTCACACGCACGCGAGGTGTTGTTGTATGTACAACCAAATAAGCTTTATGTACAACCAAGAACGGCATTTGTCTCATGGTTTTACGTATCACCAACCTAACTGTGCGTGAGGTTCCACCTCAAGGCCCTGTGGTGCTTTCCTGATGCCTTTGTTCATCaggcttttttaaaccaagataGAACTAAATGGAGATAATTTGTTTGCATTATAACTCTTGTCCATGACTTTGAAATTGAGTTTTCATGATTAATTTTCACATGTTGTAACATGTGTAGTTTGATGCATTGGTAGCTGCTCTTCTGTTTTTCGAAGGAGGTGAGGAAGCTCAGCTGAAAAAAAATTGAAGAACTTAAGGTATATTAGCCCACATAGAAAGTTTTAGTGTTTATATGTGtggattttattaaaaaaattgttacCATAGTGCATCCCATGAATAATCATCATACGCGTGACGATAACAACCTAAAAGAACTAAAGAAGTTAAGAAGAATGATTATAGATTGTGATCTCACAGATAATGAATCTTTTTGTGAAGGCTGAAAATGATCTTGTTGGTCAAGAACTTCAAAAGCAACTTGAGGCTGCAGGTAAATTTATTCTACGCTATCTTTTCTGCATGTTTGGTTCCACTTGATTTGTttctttttttcttattttgCCAATGACTGTGGGATGCTGATATTTAGGGTTGTTTCTTGGCTCATATCAGAGTTAAGCTTACACTTCAAAAAATCAAGTAGCTCATCTTCGAGTTGAAAATTGTGTCAGTTTTGAAGTTTTTGACAACTAGATTAACTTTTCGAATAATTAATTAGTTATGGTGTGTTCAATGTAAATCGATATGTGGTAAAATAAATTAAGCGTAAATACTGAGGTGGCAAACGGGTGGGTAGGATAATGGGTCAAAATACTTCAGAATTATAAAAAGATAGATATCTCAATCTCTCAAAGTGGGTAGGATAATGCATGATATCTCAATCTCTCAAAGTGGGTAGGATAATGCATCAATACACCACCAGGTGTTTGATAGTCAAGCCATGCACATCTGATAACCTTGTCAAACATTTGTTTCTTTCTCTTCACTGTAGGTGTCAAAATGGTTTGGTTGGGTTGGATTGGATTGGGATTTGCGACTGGTCAAAATAGCTGGACACTAAAACAAGTTACAGGCCACCGGTCACTTTCGGCATGTTGACCCGTTAAGGAAATTAAAATTTTTCTTTGGGTCTTGATTTTTTGGATAGAGCATGATTTTGggaaagaatatatatatatatatatatatatatatatatatatatatatatatatatatatatatatatatatatatagggggctgctagaatgagaaccaccccgagttgtaagaaccgcgagaactacacctcacggagcgccgttcgccatgattttttttttacaagtagatgtgtatattataaacacagccgtaaaaaatcatggcgaacggcgctccgtggggtgtagttttttacaccacaagtttggtgttttttaatttttttgttttttcttttttttttcaccaaacttgtggtgtaaaaaactacaccccacggagcgccgttcgccatgattttttacggctgtgtttataatatacacatctacttgtaaaaaaaaatcatggcgaacggcgctccgtggggtgtagttctcgcagttcttacaactcgaggtggttctcattctagcggctccatatatatatatatatatatatatatatatatatatataggataaggatcattacagaacactaattattgcgagaacaaaaagaacaactctaaatcactaaattttgggatttaagattcatatttcttaaattttatgtttcttacattcatatgtgttttatatatacataaaaaaaaatcatatattttttccTACACATAATCTACATATATGTAGGAaatttagcctacacataacctacatgtgtgtaggttatttaaaaaccgAAGATATTTCATTTTTTGTTTCAAATTCTAGtttgagaaacaataaatcttacatttataacattttcatttactttttaggtttttaggattgaaaaaaatgagtgattcactttgttctgcgtgttctcgcgatatttagtgttctgcaaaGAAACttcccctacatatatatatatatatatatatatatatatataggacaaagatccgttaggaaccaccctttattgcgagaaccgcgagaaccagtgtgaacacaaacagtaatacctaaaaaaatctaaaaaacacccaaaaattttttttttatttttttactattttttatataaaaatcgctacttttagtatccaaaaaaaaaaaaaatttttttttttaaaattttttttttttttttgctactaaaagtggcgatttgaacataaaaaatagtaaaaaaataaaaaaaaaaatttagatttttttttgatttttttagattttttaggttttttggggggtttagtttttagcattttagcttggggggggggggggttaggttttttttaggttttttgagggttttagtttttagcatttagctttgtgggggggggggggtaggtttttttttgggggggggggggggtttaggtttttggggggtgggggttaggtttttttagggtttttttaggtttttttagctattttagcttgtgttcacattggttctcgcggttctcgcaataaaggtggttctcgcatgaaccttaccctatatatatatatatatatatatatatatatatatatatatatatatatatatatatatatgtatgtattaggCTTACAGTTTCTGAACAAGATAAAAAAAATGTTACGTAAACTAACCAGGTCCAAAATAATCGAGATTTTTTTTCTTATCTTTTCTAAAGATAATCTATTGCAAACTACCTTCTAAATCTTGCTATCGAAGATTTAAGTAATTGTTTTTTATATTCAACACAttcatatatataaaatagaTGGACGTAAAAGTTTTTGTGGGTGCGTGTTGTCCGGCACTTTTGGTCCCGACACATGCAGAAAGTTGAAAACAGACttaggaaaattgatttgagAGAGCTTGCATCAGCTGAGAGCCCATATACTTTCGCACTTGGTTACACGCACATCCTCAAACATCAACCTGATTACCCAGTAAGTATGGTTTAATGTCCTACTTGATAATTTATTTTATCTGATTGAATAAGCAGTTTACTCAATTCTGCTTGACAGCTTGAGAGATAAAAAGGTCGAATCTTGATGAGTTTCTCTATTCAATTATCGGTTCATCCATACATCCTGTCAATGAAATCTCAAGACAATTGATGCCAAATTCCATCTGAAAATCAGTTATTTTTATACTTTCTTATTTGATTATTTGATGAAAAAACTCATTAGCTGGTTTGGTTTGCAATTTTCATAAAAGATGGATATCTTGATTCACGTGTGTCATTAGGTGGCTTGCATTTATGCTGGTGTTCATCAACAGTGTTTCTTTCATTTTGACTTTTGGTGTCACATATTGTAATCTAAGGATAGTCATAGAGATTGGGTATGAACCTCTGCCACATTGTTTTATAAAGATTTGAtataataaataatttttttgGGTTGCAGGCACTTCTTTCTCTGTGCTCAACTAGCAGTCTGGCATCTATTTTACACTGTGATGAGTTTAATGTTTGGCCAATGCTGGAATACTTATGGACACGTAAGATCGATATATGTTTGTGTTTCCAGCtaaatatttttgttttcttaTCTCCATTTTATAATGTTGTTATGTtcgatttttataaaattttaggACTGATGTTGCTGATGGACATACGCTAAGGGTCATGTTTGAAGGTGTTATTACCTTGCATGTACTTATAATTAGAGGAATTCGAGTATTGTTCATATTTCATAGTTGCTCCTAGGTAACGAAATAAACCGTTGATAGTTTCTGTTCTTTGTTCGAACATTATGTACTTTAAGGTTGAGTCTTCAGGATCATCCCTTTAAAAACAAAAAACAGTTGCTCCTAGGTAAGGTTATCAACCGTTGATAGCTTCTGTTCTTTGTTCGAACATTATGTACTTTAAAATTGGTTAAAGGAGTGTTGGCTATTACGGTATGTGTTGAATCGATgataatttgaaacttgaaagcATCTAGCGATTTCTACTGACAACTTTTTATAAATTCTATTGCAAAGTATTGACTCGCCGCAATgcgcgggtttcccactagtatatatatatatatatatatatatatatatatatatatatatatatatatatacatatatatgtagggttagggtaaaatgaaaacctATAAGAATtttgagaacttagagaactcggtcTTAAGAaaggttttttcaaaaaattcttttaccaaaaatccttaaaaaatcttagttttttttttaattttacacGAGTCGTAAATGTTGTAAAAAGTTtatttcatggtgatgtcattaTCTTTTTACAGCTGATGTAAAGGGCCGAAAAACATTACTTCGAATTTTTTCCCCTTCTTCTACAGTCGTCTTTGTAACGTTTTAATCTAGGGGTATGCAAAAAATAGGGGTAAAACTTGCAGGAGAAGGTCGAGTTTACACCCCCTTCACTTTAATCGGTCTATTTCTTCCTTTTTGTTTAGTCAATTACTTTTGTATcctttaattataaaaaaattaccatacaagctttaaactttaataaagttacttttttttatttttttacaaccATACCAAGCTcataaataaagttacaaattaAATTGCTGTTCATTTTGTTTTGTATATTCTTCATAATATTGGATATAGGTTAGAGAttgtccttgattttcttgactgtatatctcttaaatgtcaacatatttacgtgtgatttagtttacgaagatttttcaatgccgagaacctcgatctgagagtaaaaaaggcgtaagtaTTGGTACCGAAAAATACCGGTAACGTACCAATTAAATTTTGGGACCCACTTTTTGGCTTTTTCAGGATCAGTACTTTAGGTTCGGTATCAATATTTTGCTGATTTTTACCTTTATATATCGTATCCTACGAAGCATTTTCAGTACCGATACATAGTTTTGATGATTTGCGGGATCAGTATTTTGGGTATTAGTACGAGCTCATCCCTAATACAGGTTGATGATAAATTATGTGAATGGATCAAGTGTTATTATATTTAACCATGTTAATGTCATTGTCGTAACAAGTGTTTATAAAATTAGCACTACTCTGTTGTTGTTACACGCCACAAAGCGCGAGTAAAATTCCTCCTTACAATTTAAAAACAAatgttatttatatttttaataaacaCTATTCTTTATAATTTTATTGGATTTTTAAAATCTTAATTGACATTTGAACCGCCAAAATTTTAAATGCaaaataggttttttttttcttttacatattTGATTAGGTGAATCCACAATACAAATTCACATTTAAACTACTATTAGATTTTTTTGTTTTGTTCAATGTTTATTTATATATGAATTCATACATTATCCTTATATTAATTAtccttatattaatttttgagtACTTTGAACAGTAACTTTGTTTATTTCTATTTTAGtgtaaattacgtttttgacccctgtgattatatcactttttactatattagcccaaaataagaatttttaacatatttgtcctcatggtctctataactaaccattttggcccccatggtctctataactaaccattttggcccattatccttatattaatttttgagtACTTTGAACAGTAACTTTGTTTATTTCTATTTTAGtgtaaattacgtttttgacccctgtgattatatcactttttactatattagcccaaaataagaatttttaacatatttgtcctcatggtctctataactaaccattttggcccccatggtctctataactaaccattttggcccatttttttaattggttgactcgatgtaacTTTTATTGATATCGTGTTATGAGTAGCATGTACAAGTAAGCAAAATACAGGCGTACATGTTAGGAAAGTGAGAAATATTCGGTTtagtgccccgcaacgcgggcggggcaaaaaATAGTTTGGTTAACAATAATTCATACATGAACAAATGTTATGAAACAagagtatgttttgttttgtttttacccATTCAAagaaatccttgagcttcgagagTTAACTTCAAATACATGCTGTCCAAAAAAGTACCTAATATAAAGAAAACTTAGATAGCATTtcacaaaaagaaaaagaatatcAAATATTTCATTTACAAAAGATGCTTATTTTTTTAACAGACCCTCTAGCAATATgctagaaaagaaaaaaaaaaaaaaaaaaaaaagaagatgcAGCCATATTTTAAACATCAAACCAACCTAACATCAAAAAAGTTCTCCCATTCTtgattaatttgttttttttttttcgtcacaaATCTTTCTTCTTTGTTAATGTTACATTTCTGTCACCAACAAAAGAATCAAGCTTTCCCAAAGGACATTAAGAACAGTTgacgcagcccccgacccctaccccgatAGCGGAAGCCGCGAGACATGTtaggtggtatcggtgtttattaatttggtagCAGAAATGAGACATCGGTATcgtagttagaaaatattatcaaagtttcaaaacaccaaacttttctaataaataaatgggataaaaacccaagtttcattGAGagtacatttatagggataaactctaattattgaaaacataatctcctttttatttaggtaacttttatagccacttctttaagccttcagtgctctccagctggcttctattagcttcacattaagttaactgaaacgtgttttaaaaagtttttatcagcaagaaatattggcgagtgcatcccagtttaatcaaaacaggcttttataactttacagtattgagagcaattacaatgtttatatctaccactATACTCATTCAGTATCTGTCATGTTCACAGTTCCATAActgtggtcatgttactcattggctaactcgtcgtcCAATAATAACGGATtacaagtagtgtatacaaaaccccacatactggcagcaattgtagaacacatagactcaatcactgtaagtataacttaAAACATTTGAGCTTTTGTAAAAACGgtttggtagaaaaagagaataactcacattgttGACTTAGGTGTTACTATAGCTTCCTGTTGCTTTTCctgttattatctattaaaattaaacaatgcacacgtgttagcaagataacccaaatcacattagctATACAACCGAGATAGAACTCCAACAAACTGAgccaggcagagccttgacatgcgttacggagccctatatcaatcgggtagggtaacgaatacgtgatcaggggttaaaatacttacaacgaggcaaagCTTCGTGTTTTAAGGGTATAATACCCTAGTATTTTACACTATAActttgagaaagaaaagaaatttaaGCGATGGACAACTGAGGCTTCGGCCTCCTTTTATAGGCTGGATCAGGGATGGCTCACACCTCGCGAGTCCCCACCCCTtctccttcgcggcccgcgagccaGCTAGATTGGGGTCTAGCTTGGGTTAGTTACCTATATAGCTTCGACAAGCATCAGGACACGTGGCACAAGGAGGTTCCGGCGAACCAGGGGCTGTCGCCCCCCGCGAGCCACAGGGTGGACTCACTCGCGGCCCGCGAGTGACGCTATTcatttgttttatttgatttttaataatattaagGTTATACGGGTTCATTTAAATATATACGAGGTATATTAGGAATGTTTAGGGGTgttttcgagggttgttatattctcCCCCACCTTGTTCTAAATCttgtcctcgagatctactgtaacacctcgaaaattcatgtccaatatcatattgacacgtgtcatggacttaaaacgtgtaaaggattgaattagagggactaaagttgacaaacagggaatctatgtgtgtaaaaggattcaaaatgtcaacaatgaataaatatatctttcaataaccttACATGATGTtcatacccttaaacgaataaatcatggatcatacgaagctaattgtgaaagaaagtgaggaattacaaactacatgggctaaatgtgtcaacatgtttaaagtatacctctgagtgaccttttagcaaacccgaggctttgtaatggttaGTTATACTCACGAggataagtgataaaaatttcacaaggtttcgattaagtatgagaaagttatgacaatattcgtatacgaggggttaaaagcgtcaatattgaaatttaagacttttcggtgaacgtatgaataaccggggacttaacaaagttggtttataacttggggtccttaaaagtcaagtttgggggtttatagtgcaagaaaccaTGTTAAAAATGAGTTTAGACGGACCAGGGACTAAAGATGCAATATttgaaactttgtaaccggatcaCAACCCTCACACGGGGCGCGTAAGGTCTCTATGGAGCCTTACGTGGGCCGCCTAAGGTGCCCAGATACAGAAAAGTGTTGGCAGCTGCCTGTACAGCCGGTTTAACCGACTTAACTTACCATTTTTCGATTCaaggggcttgtttgatggttttaaagggtctagggacacttgtaatcaTCTGGAATCAAtcctagacttgtttggcatgatcaaattgcatcaagaaacctatataaaggCCATAATTTGAGTTCTTCATTTGCTCATTCGCTTGGAAGTTCATAActcacttcttggaggttcctggagctcaaacACCTTTCCAtagtgatcattagtcgtgcttaggactattgtaagtatgcttaacctcctttaattcagttttgcttagtttattagcgtaaagtcaaaccgtcgtaattaagatttgactttgTCATTACTCTTAATTTCTCCAGTCAAATTTTAAACTGAAAGTACCtgtgagttggtaattatgtgggcaataaacccttaaaaggtcaccctctgattcccactctaattaggtcaattgtcgggtcaaagcttactttaaaaagtcaacagaaagctagttttcaaataaatgcataattagcaatgtagaagctatgcaacctgttttgacattaatataacttggtaattaatgtaagaacatgtctaaacatgttcaactcgacaattttcagtattaggctcggttcgggaccgaaagtcgcatagtatgacttatgctttgactttcagttctgacccgtttgagcatgatttaggaatgccttagagtcTTAATAGGACCAaattacctataagtataaccctctgagattatacaacttggttcattagttatccgattcatatgcatgattccattaaatgcttaaatattgactattatgcccttatcatcttaaaatgtgatttttgataaagtgaaagaatagaaaccctCACTGCTGATTTATAGagttgtccctaaaatttgacatcagtttgaagtttagattaggagttatgctcattagcgtaattagaaagctttttagtaattaaaccgaataattagcatataacctatctaaacctaatttttgataccaaactttttacccactgatgttatataatattttaggatttttgaagatttttatttatttttaggcggAGCATAGCtcagagttctaagcttgattcggtaattgctggttttgcccttttgggctataaactgagttttacaaatccttttgaccccaaccctttttctactgatcttatatgataaataaagtattttgagccttctggaataataaaaatatcagctttcctttaaaaacctgaaaatggctccaaatcgcctttttaagcgtttttaacgcatagtatgtattaaaaccattttataaatat
This is a stretch of genomic DNA from Helianthus annuus cultivar XRQ/B chromosome 16, HanXRQr2.0-SUNRISE, whole genome shotgun sequence. It encodes these proteins:
- the LOC110915932 gene encoding GDT1-like protein 3 isoform X1 codes for the protein MAMHHQKSIVLSGAFSALFVMTILSTGLGRIFPNLISRKQTNNAATALYAFFGLRLLYIAWRSDSKASQKKEMEEVEEKLESGQGKTAARRFFSRFCTPIFLEFDALVAALLFFEGGEEAQLKKN
- the LOC110915932 gene encoding GDT1-like protein 4 isoform X3, whose translation is MAMHHQKSIVLSGAFSALFVMTILSTGLGRIFPNLISRKQTNNAATALYAFFGLRLLYIAWRSDSKASQKKEMEEKRNLSLDKEKQLPDGSFLDSVRLFSWSLMHW
- the LOC110915932 gene encoding GDT1-like protein 3 isoform X2; the protein is MAMHHQKSIVLSGAFSALFVMTILSTGLGRIFPNLISRKQTNNAATALYAFFGLRLLYIAWRSDSKASQKKEMEEVEEKLESGQGKTAARRFFSRFCTPIFLELLFCFSKEVRKLS